The following nucleotide sequence is from Primulina tabacum isolate GXHZ01 chromosome 2, ASM2559414v2, whole genome shotgun sequence.
ATTAATTTCTTATAGCAACTACGTCGTATCTGTCATATTACAAtcttataattaaatttatttatatttttcctgATTTTTCGAGGTGAAGCTCTACACTTTacaataaaacaaaatatgaaAGTAGAAGATGTGAATGGCATCAAATGACCATATGTGTTGTtgaacaaaataataataaatacaaaaaacgtgttttaaaatattgtagTGTGGAAGGAGCTAGAGAAAGAGAATAAAGAGTTTTTTGAAGCCTACACCAAGAAAAGAGAGGAAAACACATCTGAAGTAACAGAGACAACTCGGAGGCTCCACGACATACTATTGGATTCTTCTGAGAAAGAAACAAAAGATGGGGAACGAGTCGATCGAGAACATTAGTACAACGTTGTCTTAAGCTGGAATTTACTGCTAATGACCAAATATCAAATTCTAGTTTGTAAATCGTTGAAGAATAATTGAATCCCAACTTTTGATTTAGGCTATCgatttcatatatatatgtcattttttacttgctttttttttttttttttctgtcgTTTGTTTTTACGGATGAAATTTATAACTGTGGTAATGTTCAAAATTTCAAGAAtctttttgaatatttaaattatctactaaaaaaataatataatggaTGTTACACACTGTGATATGATTAGCATACTGTTAGTTCATTAGTTGTTAGACTACATTGTTGACTAGTTAGTTGACTTTACTTACTTCTTGTACATGTATAAATAGACCCACCATGTGCAAAATAAACTCTCTCGAATAAATATTTCTCTCACTTCTGAACTAAAGAACCATTTTCTGTTCATCTTCGTTCCTCTCGATCATCGATCAATTAGTTCAAGTTGCATGATCTATGTGCACTTTAACATGATATCAGAGCATTTTTTTCAATTGATTGATTTTCGTGTAGTAGGAAGTGTATCTGCGTAAATCCACTGGATCTATGTTCGTGCAAGTATGGCGGCTCAGATCTCCAATTTTAGCTTTAATGATCCTCTGTATTTGCATCCATCCGATGTCCCAGGAGTTTCTcttgttgttgatccactaattGGATCAGAGAATTATGGCATTTGGAGTAGAGCAATAAACTCGGTTTTGTCGACGGTACGTATCGAAAACCTGCTGCCAATTCTCCATCTCTTTATCAATGAGAGCGTTGCAATGCAGTTGTTTTGTCATGGATTTTTTCTTCCATATCCAAGGAGATTTTCTGTAGGCTTGTTTATGCGAAAGATGCCTTCATTGTTTGGGCGGATTTAAAGGAACGGTTTGACAAAATTTGTGGTTCACGCATATATGCCATTCATCGTGATATTGTTCGATTATCACAGGGATCAAGCACAATTTCAGTTTATTTTTCGAAGCTTAAACAATTATGGGATGAGTTAGCCTCACTGGTCACTTCCCCTTCGTGCGAATGCCCTACGTCTAGATCTTATGTTGAATACGAGCAACAACAACGGCTGATCCAATTTCTTATGGGGCTCAATGATAGTTATGGTCCAATTCGAAGTCagattcttctcatgagtccaCTTC
It contains:
- the LOC142537297 gene encoding uncharacterized protein LOC142537297 — protein: MASDSSAQYIHTVQHLIEKCITFNMSKEECMEALSKHANIQPVITSTVWKELEKENKEFFEAYTKKREENTSEVTETTRRLHDILLDSSEKETKDGERVDREH